In Sciurus carolinensis chromosome 16, mSciCar1.2, whole genome shotgun sequence, the genomic window GAATTCTAAAAATTCCTTAGGTTTCTTGCTGGGAACCAGGGCACCTAACAGGACCTGAGGGTCGGGCTGTAAGGGGAGCTTGGCCAGAGAGAGCCTCCACCTTTTGGCTCTGGCGGGGGTTGTGGGGACAGCTTcccaaaaataagaaagggggatGGATGCTAGAGGTCCCAGACATGACTGATGCCCACCATCCTATGACACCAGAGGAATCCAGTGTTATAAGTTGGTAGATAAGaatctgagtgtgtgtgtgtatgtgtgtgtgtgtgtgtgtgtgtaaattacatttgggggggtgctggggatcaaacccagggccttgtgcttacaaggcaagcactcttgtaaattacatttttaaaaataaagtcattcaaACCTTTGCAGATCCCTGAACGGATGACAGAAGTTTGCAAAGTCAGTCTGGTGTCCCCAAAGGAGGGATGACTGGACCCACTCACAATTGGATTTTAcctgattctttttctccttcattccaGGGGACTCAGCTCATGGACTTGGGGACTCAATGTTACTTAATAACTGCTCAAAGTGAACTCTTACATTTTCTGCTCTTTTATGTGAAGTGTTGCCTTTTGTTCTTTAGAGAGTAGAGCAAGCGTCCCCCACCCTCCCAGGACCTAATGTGGGGACACCTGCACTTCCTCCCAGGCGCCAATCAGGGGAGAAGGGCCTGGTTTCACCGCTTCTGCAGGGGAGACAACGTGTGGAGAACAGCGACAGCTTTTGAGAGTCACACATAGAGTAGAGTTCCTCACCAAGGTTTCTGCTTGACGTGCTAAACAAGGTGGTCCATTCCGGACAAGTTCGTGTCAGAGGTACATTCAAGGGTCATCCTTTTGAAAGACGGAAAACCGCTCTAGACTGCAATGGAAGGATTTCCAGAAGGATGTAAAGATAAAAGAGTCTAGGTCCCCTGCCCCCCACAAGCGGGGCGGTGCGCGACACACCAGGGCGGTAACGATGGCGGAGCAAGGATCGCCCTGACAGTCTTCCTTCCCGGCTGTGCTTGAATTTTCCTCGACTCTAGCAAGAGACCTGCAAAACCTTGAAATCCAAGACACTGTGTGTCTGTCCTCCATTTCCTGCAAACCCCAGCAGGCGCCTGGGGGCAGCCACGGTCTCCGTGGCAACGGTGGGACGCGCAGCTGGGCTCTGGCTCCGACTGCGACTGCGCAGCTGGTCGGCTCGGTCTCCCAGTTGTTAGGAGTCGTTTACGGATCTGTGTGACCCTTCCTCATTCAGAAGTTACCCTCACTCACTCAAATAATACCCGCGCACATACTCAGGTGCATACTCTCAAATGTCACCCATAACTCCTCAAATTATTACCCACTGGATCTCGTAGAGCACAATCAGATGCCACCCATACTCTCCAATCTCACAGCAGATGCAGCCCACACGCTGAGCGCCCTGCTCACTCACATGTATTCAGGTGACTCAATAGTCACCCGCACCAACATTGACTATGACAGCCACGAGGGCAAGGTTTAGATTTGTTCCCGCCATTTCCCCAGTGCCTAGCACAAGGCAGATgctcaggaaatatttgttgGTTAGACGACTGATAATTGATGAATGAAGTATCCAGACCCAATCAGAGGTGAGCGCTGAGCCCCTACCTACATCTACTGGAATAATACCTCCGCTCACTTAGATGCATCCAAGCAACACAATTACTACTACCAGTGTCATGAAGGCAGGGATTTTGTTTTAGTGCCTTCTGTATCCCCAGCTCTTAGGATAAAGCTAGGACACAGTAGGTGCACCATAAATATCCGCAgagtgaatgaaagaaggaaggaaagacccCCACTCAACCAGACGTTAGCCACACCCACTGGGCTGTAACCCACAAGTTAGATAAAAATGCCTAGCCGCATTCACACTAGTCGCATGTCCCCTGACACTCAGACGGTACTCATTCTTCCTCAGAAGTCACCCACTCATTGGAACAACAACCATCGCTTCGCGCAGGTTACCCACACTCACTGCATCCCCCCGATTCGTCGACTGGTGCCGCCCTCCCCCAGTCATCCCTCCGACCACTCAGAAGACTCCCACCCTCCTGCTCCACGTGCCCTGGGCCCACCAACGACGGCTCACAGCTTCTTGTCGGAGGCGTGGTGCCGACGACGGTTTTTCTTGTGCTTCCTCTTGTTTCTCTTGCCCTCTCCAGCCTTGTTCTCCTTCTCCAGGGAGTCCAGGGGTGGCACCGCATCCAGCCTGGCAGTGGCCCCAGCCTCTGGGAGCTCCCCAGACAGGGGCATGCAGCACTTCATTGCGGGCAGCTCTCTGGGACCTGTCGCTGTCGGGCACAGTTCCTGTCTCAGGACCCGGGCCACATCTTCCACCGTTCTGCCCTCGCTCTGCAGGAACAGGTTCAGTTTGGTCAGGAATTCGATGTCCTGCTTCCGGGGCATGTAGACCACTCTCCACGTCCCACCCTTGCCCTTGATCTCCCTGGGGACCACGGCATAATTGAGATCCTCCGCCAGTCTAATGATGGCTGCCTTGGATCTGTCTTCCTCCAGAAAGGCTTTCCCCGCCACTTCGAATTTGCCCAGAGGCTTGAGAGGGACCCGTATGATCTCTTCAAATTCCTCGTGGTTGCAGTCCTCCGGAATCCCCAGGATCATCAGGGACTTGTAACTGTCCACCTCCAGGGCCTTGCACCCGTGCTCCAACAGTGCAATGTCCTTTACGCCAAACAGCATCTTGCCCAACTCTTTGAGGCAGCTGTATGCCCGCTGGTGCGTGCTTGAGCTGCCTCGGGAATCCAAAAACTGATCCAGGGTGCCACGATCTCTCTTCAAAGCCTACCTGGGAATGAGGCCTCACTGGCGGAGGCTAGGGACAGACCCAGTTTAGAAGCTCAGTCAAGGGCGTCCGCGGCCCCTGCGCGCCCGGCTGCCAGACGTAGCCCTCGGAGAGCGCTCGTGGGAATTCCCAGGGACTCACGCGTGCCAGGCAAGCCGCGGTGGGCGTTTGCCAGCTGCCTCCCGGGTCCTGGGCAAGGCCGCACCAGGGAGGATCTGAGATGCTGCTTCCTCTTTATTCGTCGTGGCCTCCAAAGGTCCCCAGGCCCCGACAGTCTCAGCAGACTTGGGACTGCTGATCTCGCCGGGGCTGCTGTCACCAGAGTGTCGTGGGTGCGGGTCTGGCAGGCAGGGTGACTTGTCCCTTACCGCTGGCCCAGAGGTTGCCCTTAGTGCCCCGGGGCGGGGCTAAGACCAGGACGTGGCCGCTGCACTTGCTCCCGCAGTGACGTCACCGCCTTCTTCCGTTCTGCGGCCCGGAGGTCTCCATGGCAACCGCTAGAGCATCGCCTCTGCCATTGGCGGGCCCTGTCGCATTGAAATCAGAGTCCGAGGGGGTCATTTGGAGGTGAAGGGTCAGCTACCCAATTTCAAAAGTAGCCACTCTTCTTTAAGATAATGGCTGATTccgggggctggggtgggggcgggggtggggcaCAAGGAAGAGACAAGATCAACCTGGAACTTCTTTTGAGGACagaaatttgggaaatatttaaagACAGATAAGAACACCTGGAAGGACCCAGATGGCAGCTTAAAGGACCCCCGCTGGCCAATTCAGACGTTTTGAGCACCAAAGTTAGAAATAAGAGTAACAGATTATAACcccttaaatgaaaaaaagaatgcatgAGTTCGTGAATGGAAAGCTGGTTGAGGACTGTGCGCTATTACATTGTCTCAATGCCTTTGTCCttgtaatactttatttttaaaaagtctgattCACTTATTTCACGATCATGAATTTCTTGGAAAACTTACTGGTGAAGTGTTACAAAGCAATCAGGAGATTACAAAGTCCAGAAGAATAAGCCCTTTCTATCGTTCCACAGCTTAATTCTTATGTGGCCAGCAGTTTCAATGTCACAGATTGCAGTCTGCGTTTGCCTGTGCTCTTCCATGCATGGCCTGGACTCCTTTCCTGCAGACAACTAATGGGAGGCCAGCGGAAGCCTGGAGCTGctgaggaggagggcagagggagggggtgtgggggagagggagagagagagagagagagagagagagagagagagagagagagaagagaagaagaagaagaagaagagagggagagagagagaaagaaagggagagagaaagagggagagaggaaggagagagagagagaagaaggagagaagaagagagagagaggaagagagagagagagagagagagagagagagagagagaggaagagagggaaagaggagagaaagagaagaagaagaagaagaagaagaagaagaaatataaaggagagagagaggaagagaggggaagagaggagagaaagagaagaagaaagaagaagaagaagaagagagaagagaaagagaagaaggaggaggaggaggaagagagagagctataaaggagagagagagagggggagagagaaagaaagggagagagagagagggagagagagaggtgaatATGTATCGTGTATTAATACTGTGGGTTGCCACTTGATAATGCTGGCTTCCAATTTAATCTCTTGTCCCTATAATACTTATTCATCAAAGGGACAAACACCCTTTACAATGGAatgtccttacttttttttttttttttttttttttgagacaggctctccctgagttgcttagcacctcactaaattgttgaggctggccaaGAACTCGCCATCctctcgcctcagcctcccaagtccctgggataacaggtgtgcatcCCCCACGCCCAAaggaatgtccttctttataggACACACCCCCCCACACAATATTCAGGGAGGATGTGGCACCAGATCAGCAATTTACTCTCTGAAAAAAACTTCTCTGTGGTAACTTTTGTGTAGGTTTGTGGTTGTTTCAGATAAAAATTAcacagggaaaaagaaatatcCCCTAACCCATCACTCCCACCTTGTTTGTTCTGCCCCTCCCTATCCCATTAATAAAAGCCTCAGGTCTGGTTGAATTGGctaccccacccccagctccaagGGCGGGTCCTGATGGGCTCCATCTAACAACCACACCCCCTTGCCACTTGACTGCTTCAGAAATGGTCACCCACTGGGGCTAAAAACAAACAGGACATTATGCCTCCCTGGTCAGAGAGATTGGTTAAGATTGGTTAAGGGCtggactctttttttctttatctttaaaaaattttttttttatttgttctaattggtcaTACGTGACAGAACACACTTTCACACATGGTACACAAaaggagcacaacttctccttcccctggctgtacatggtgctgagtcacaccagtagtgtaatcatgcATGTGTACAGGGTTatcatgtctgtcttattcctccccaaccccaccgccccaccccacccactcccctctgtacaatccaaatttccttcattcttccctacccaccccacactatgaatcagcatccacttaccagcgaaaacattaggcctttggttttgtgggattggcttatttcatttagcatgatattctctagttacatccatttacctgcaaatgccatcatttcattcttctttaaggctgagtaatattccgttctGTATaggtactacattttctttatccattcatctgttgaagggcatctaggttgatcctatggtttagctgttgtgaattaagctgctataaacattgatgtggctgtgtcactgtagtgtgctgattttaagtcctttgggtataaactgaggagtgggatagctgggtcaaatggtgggtccattccaaattgacttgggaacctccatactgctgtCCATAGTGGTTGCCCCAATCTGCAGTCCCAAGGGTTGTACTCTTGAACTCGGTAAATCCATTAGAATGAAACTAAGGACTTCTGTGACTAGTAAAGGTAGGGAGACTTTCTCTCTCCCCCGACATATGAAGAGTAAGTATAGGAGCAGCAGGAGACCATCCTGGCTTCCGGAGAGAAGccatttctttttggtgctgaggatggaacccaagaaTCCCTTCATGCTAAGCAcccactgtaccactgagctacctccacAATCCTGGGAGAGGCTATTCTGAGGAGGACAGTAGAGCTGAATCACTACCAACCAAGCCATCATCTCGATGATGCCATGTGTCTCTGGATCAAATCATACCTGAAACCCATTCCTCTGAAACCTTATTGATCGATGCTCATGGATTTCACCAGATGTAGTGAGGAGAAAACCCATACACCGAACAGCACCCAAACCAGTAAATGGACGTCCTCAGCATCCCCAGAAGGGTGTGGTGCTTTTTCCAAGTCACCGTATCCTTTCAAGGGTAGCCTGACTTCCACGTCGTGGAAGAGTTCTGGGTTTGTACTTGCGTGTGATGGAACCACAGAGTAGGTGCCTGTGTTTCCGGTGAGCACACGTGTACGCGTGCTGGCTGTGTACCAAGAGAGGCAGCGCAGCGTTGCTCTGGTCTCCAAGGACACACTTCCTCCTCACCTTTCTGAGACTTCCTCCCATCCATGTGCCCTTCTCCTTTGAGTCATCCTGGAGCAGACTGGACAGGTGGTACGCTCAAACTTTAGGGCAGGCAGGGCTCTGGGGGTGACGCGGAGGGAAAAGGCCCTTCTAAGTGGGAATGTGGCCTTTCTCCGGGACCTTACACCCAGCGTCTTGCCATGGGGGACCTGCCTCCAGTGGCCCGTGCGGGCATGTGGGTGGGCAGGTGGCAGCATCtgaagaggagcagggagagtTTTAGTGACCTTGCGTACTGTCCCAGGGAATGTCACTGAGGAGGGAAAACTGTAAGTCCGAGGCCACAGATTGGAACCCTAGCCACAGGAAACTGGTCTTCAGATCCGTTTTATTTGTTCAaccttactttttaaaacttttaaaagtcagtgactggcttttaaaaataaatgtaaaagaaattatAGATTTCTGGCTTCCCTTTAAAATGAGAGATTCTGCTGGGCAAGGTAGGCCACACCTCtggtcccagtgacttgggaggctgaggcaggagaatcgcttgagcccaggaatttggggccagcctggaaAATATACCAAGAttccatctcttaaaaaaaaaaaagagcaggggGCAAGAGAGGATCTGCCAAAACGGAccttcattatgatctgatgaaaATCTGTTGGGACTGAGAAGCACCTGCCTCCCTTTCAGAGGCAGTGCCTGGTCTAGTTTTCCACAGGCCCCACCAGTCCCTATTGCACCACCCTTCCTGGATTTCTGTATGTACTTACCCATCTTATCTTTGTAGGTACTAGAATTTTAAATGCCTGATTGACACCATTGTCGTTGTCAATAACCTTCTTATTATGAATTTCACCCTTCCATATTTGAGTAATTCTTCATAAAGGAATTTAAACACTGATTTGTGGTGGAGATACCCATGTCACCAGTCCACAGAGGCTTCACTTTTGTGTCGAGCTTCCATAACAGCCAACTGAAGCCCCTGCCTCTTTTTGCTGCGGTGCCAGGGATGGAAGCCAGGACTCTGCAGGCTAAGCATGTGCCTTACCGCCGAGTGACACCCCAGCCTAGGCTAGTCCCTTTTGATGTTCCCGCCCTCTCCTCTGGGTTCTGATCTCCCCCATTTGACCCATGATCACCAAAGATCCAATTCCCATAACGAGTTCCTCCGGCGTGTGACCCACAGAGGCCCTGTTGACCTTGGAGAGGAGTAGGACAGGGCTAGGCTAACCCATTTCTTCTCAAGTTTTCcagtaaagagaagaaaaggaaagctcgccTTCCCCTCTAGGGGTTTCAAGAACCAGCTCTTCCACAGGGATTTctttgaaactttatttatttaggtaccggggattgaaccaggggcacttaaccactgagccacctccccagccctttttgtattttatttggaggcagggtcttgctgagttgcttagcacctcattaagttgctgagactggctttgaactcctgatcctcctgcctcagcctcccaaattgctgggagtacaggcatgcaccacccagGCTGGCTGAAGCtttattttgacattaaaaagtcaccttcaggggctggggttgtggctcagtggaagagcacttgcctagcatgtgcgaggcaccgGGTtgaatcctcagaaccacataaaaataaatcaagtaaaggcattgtgtccacatacgactaaaaataaaataattaaaaaaaaaaaaagtcaccttcagccaggctcagtggtgcatgcctgtaatcccagcagctcaggaggctgaggcaggaggatcacaagttcaaggccagtctcggcaatttagtgaggccctgagcaattcagtaagacactatctctaaataaaagaacaacaacaacaacaacaaaaaagggctgggatgtggctcagtggtggcgcgccctgggttcaatccccagtaccaagagaaaaaaaagaaaaaagaaagaaagaaagaaagaaactcaccTTCAGGGGTTGGGGAatagctcagcagtaaagagCTTACCCAGCTTGTGCTAggacctgggttctatccccagtatcaaaaaagaaaaaaaaaaaaaaattctccttcaaGTGCAGACAGAGTGTTCATTATGCACAAAGATGACTCCTCCTAGTGGGCAGTGCACACTGTGACTCTGAATCCTGGCACTTGGGGTGCCTCCCTGGTCGGTGCACATTCCAATGCGAGAAGCAGGCAACAGAACAGTTCGTTCATTGGATCCACCAATCTCTCCTGAGAGGTCTCCTTGTTCCAGGCCTGGGCTACCGTGCTGGGCACCGGCAGAGAGCAGGGCCGCTGGGCTTTCAGGAGCTCCGCCCAGCAGCCTTGCCGACCTCTGCCTGTTTTCAGCAGGAGAAGCCCTGTAATCACCAGGAAGAAGCCCTGTAATCACCTGGCGCGGGGCGGGCAGTACACGGCACGCTGATTGAGCTTAGTATCCCCGGGACATCTTCCGCTAGAATTTAAAGAGAGTGGCATGAAGTGCTTTGGGAGGCCCAGCAACTAGTCCGGCCCAGCTGCATCTGGGAAGCCTTCcgggaggaggtgacatttgggagtctgttttgttttctttttttgcagtgctaggggcTGAACCCTGTTCCTCAGGCATGCGAGGAGACAGCTctcactactgagctacaccccagccccagggtgaCATCTTGATGGACGGATGGATACAACCCTacaaaacacctttttttttttttccccctgtttctttttaatttcattctaatgAGGCGTGCATGGCAGGAGCGTGCACTGTGACACGTCTCACAAGAACGGAgcgtaacttctcattcttctggttgcacgtGATGTAGGATCACGCGGGTCGCAGTCACATATGCACATGGGGTCATCATGTCCGGTTCCTTCTActgtccctccctgccctgccctccgcctAATCCAGAGTACCTCTCTCCTTCCCTAGCGCCCCCCTTGCTGTGAATTAGCCTCCGCATGTCAGAGACAACATCCGGCCTtgttttggggactgacttatttcgctcagcatgatattctccagctccatccacaaAAGTACCAGTTTTAAAGCAGTAGGTGCTGCTACCCTCACACAGGCAGCCACGTGCCCGACGTGATGTAGGATCACGCGGGTCGCAGTCACATATGCACATGGGGTCATCATGTGAAGCTGTGTACTGGGTCACTTAACGCTGGCCCTTCATTAGCTAATATTGATCTAATGATTCCCTGGTTCGATCGTTCAGTGGATACGCACTGAGCGTGCCCGCAAGTTACAGCCAGGAAACTGGGCGGAGTAGTCGAATCACTTCCTCAAGGACACTCGGCTAGTGAAATTTCCaacatttaagttttaaatatctaatttccaacatttaagttttaaatatccAATTAATTTCCaacatttaagttttaaatatctaatttccaacatttgttttaaatatctaatTAATTTCCAACATTTAGgttttaaatatctaatttttctGTGAGTTTTCTGCTTCCATATCTTGACCTTTCCCAAACTTGGCctcgtcctgcctcagccccctcgAGTCACAGGCGTGACACccgcagtgagaccctgtctccaaagggctggggaggccgCAGGGCGGGGTGGAGCGAGACGCTGGCGCCATCCGCCGCCATAGCGCGGGGCCGGCGCTCCGGGTTGTTATTCTGCCTCGAATCCTCGGCTGGTGTTCCGCAGGGATGCAGCGTCTCTCTCACGCTTCTCGTGTGCGGTTGGTCGGCTCCGTGGCTGtaaaacccagggacactgaggaCCGACTCTGTGAGTGGTGATCACGGGTGGTCTTGGGAAGAAAGGAGCAGGAaagcaggaggggcaggagaggtTTGTAAATTGTCCCAGTGCTCCGGGTGAAGGTTTCTTGACGTGACTTCCCAGGGAGGCAGTTTAGCCAGAGTGGCTCCAGGGGTGGAGGTCAGAACCCCACCCGAAGGAGGCCGCGGAGCAAACATGGGACTATGGAAAGGAAGAGTATACCAAGCATACCAAGCACAAGGagagccagtgcaaaggccctgaggcccaAGGCTGAGGAACAGTGAAGAGACCCTGAGGGGACCAGGGAACGTTGAGGAGAAAGTCAGGGGAAGGGCGGGTGACAGGAGAAGGGAGGTGATGGCCAGATCTTGCAGGGCCTGTACCCTGTGGTGGGAACTTTGGACTTTTCTCTGGGGAGCTGAACACCCAGGCAGGTTTGGTGAGGCTACTGAGGGTCAGGGTGTGATAGGCATCTGCCAGTCAGGCAAGAGTCTGGAGTGAGAGGGTGTCAATTTCTGAGAGGCGAAGAGGAGCGATTAATTCCCTCACATAgcaatagataatagatagattagacagacattggcatagggatagaaatagatttttttttttttttttttttttttttcttttagctacAGCTGTGTTCTGAGCCCTGTGTTAACCCTGGGGACACATCAATGAGCCCCGCAGAGGTACATACAGGTAAAATGGAATGCTGGGAACTTCAGGAGGGACCAGAAGGGGCCTGAGCCATGCTGTGTCTGAGGCTGCTCTGTTTGAGGCTGTGTCTACAGAtcctgggctggggtgtggctcagtgacagagcacccgCCAGGGTGCACGGGGCCCTGgtctcaatccccagcactgcaaacgaAGCAAAACCCAAACAAGGCCCTGCATGTCCTATGTGCTTAGTAAATGCCATTTGGCTACATATGCAATCGAATTCACTCCCTCGCCATCCCTTGCTTCATTTGGGAACCAAGAACCTTACACTATTAATTTGTTTAATCCTCCCATCACCGTCACCGTTTTAAGACGAGGCACACCAGGAGTAGTGAACTTGCTCGAGGTCACACAGCTCCTAGGCGCAGAGCCGGACCTTGAACTCAGGCAAGGCACAGAGCCAGTCTTGCTACACTGTCCTCCCGAGAGGTGGCTGGCCCCAGAAAGAGGAGGAGGCCTGTGtcccccccaccaccactgcttttattatttttaatttacttttcagttgggtgtttgtgtatgtgcatgcaaggcaagccctaCCCCTAATGCACCCCCAGCTCCGTATTAGTGGGGTTTCACCTTTGCAGTCTGACAGGCTACAGCTGAGTCGTGCAATCCCCatcctggttttcttttctgtcaaTTTCCTATCCAGATCTTTCAACCctgtaggatttttaaaaaatatttttttccgaGCTGAAGGGTGACAGTTTTGCAAATAAAGGAAACTGGCATGGACTCTGGGTCACAGCCTTTTCCAGGGCTTCTCGTCCGAGGTGGAGTTCACTGAGGGCTCCTCAGGCCTGGCAGGTGATTTTAAGCTTTGCGTGATTAAAACGTGGCTCTTTTCCCTCATTGTTATGGGGCGcgacttaagaacagaccgatcaccactgagaagtccaaatctatTTGTCTACTCAAAGTTTTGACATTCTGGTTTCCAGTATTCAGGGCAGTGGTTCTACAGCTGTGGAGCCTGCTATACCTattcccactaggaggggaactaagacaggggccacttgtttagatattagtcccatatgttttctttttccctctttatcataatagtacacctggggaatgatgcgaacagtaacacagaatttaCCCCATTTGGTAAcctcaaaaagttgaagggctaagcatggagttattcctgacatagttcaagcaagagaaaaaacatgttcaacattttttcagtcttatctgtAGATGGTAGTTGGgctctctgagggctgtccattttcctgttgtcttgactcagatgtgatgagcccatgttgtgagtaaggtcccctTACTCACAGGTGTTAgccctttctggaacaatttgatgtagacatagtcttctgactgaaatgggtggtGGAAATCAggggtctcttggggctggttctctcataagttgaacctgttggagagacttaacgacaggttagaacaggagcaggttcttggtaagggtggaggaagggctctggaagcattaacactctaatctctcagaggtcatttgcctccaactttctggatccaaactggcccttatttttgtgatttagcCCAATTtactatctatattgactgtcttttaaaatttttattattacccctctaattttagggactttttactgctgtaaggaaaaagggcgatGACCACTCTTGCTGCTTGGAGCTGAGAGggggtgatgtggggtggggcaagcagtaaaaagttcctttctaggggtaaaagtctcgttctattaaagaaacaaaaagccatgagtacaaaataaatagcatctgaaacatgtcaatgaatatcatgaagctgatagaaatgaataatctcttaccaggaggtggaagagctgagacgttgtttacataaaaaggcctaaaaaagtctaacaaggctggagaggataaggccttaactgtaaatcttaacactgtcAGAATTATcgggaatgtaaacacaacatttagttaagttacctaatgtcatctgatttttgtaaaatatctttattggcatgatctctttgtttagtagagatccctttatttttgttacttagggttaaagaatcatactagcaaacattgatcaagtctacctgtatcagaggttagaaagatctgtaggccttaaaccgactaaaaacttataactctggcagtttcttttgataattatcaggcatttttgtctaagaatcttttttgccaccttcagttttacttattttgggggctaacacaagtgtacatctcaagttacattaaaataactattgtttagttttt contains:
- the Pnma8c gene encoding paraneoplastic antigen-like protein 8C gives rise to the protein MLFGVKDIALLEHGCKALEVDSYKSLMILGIPEDCNHEEFEEIIRVPLKPLGKFEVAGKAFLEEDRSKAAIIRLAEDLNYAVVPREIKGKGGTWRVVYMPRKQDIEFLTKLNLFLQSEGRTVEDVARVLRQELCPTATGPRELPAMKCCMPLSGELPEAGATARLDAVPPLDSLEKENKAGEGKRNKRKHKKNRRRHHASDKKL